The following proteins are co-located in the Frigidibacter mobilis genome:
- the serS gene encoding serine--tRNA ligase, translating to MHDIRAIRENPAAFDAALSRRGLSGLSSQVLALDEARRAKILAAETAQAAQNAASKEVGAAKARGDDAEFERLRALVAETKAEMAQLNEAAKADDAALRDLLMSLPNLPAADVPDGADESGNVEIRRWGTPRAFDFTPLEHYQLPAVQSGMDFETAAKLSGSRFVVLSGAVARLQRALAQFMLDTHITDHGLTETWTPVLVKPEMMQGTGQLPKFGEDSYETTNGWWLVPTAEVTLTNIVHGETVAEASLPRRYVAHTQCFRSEAGSAGRDTAGMLRQHQFEKVEMVSITRPEDSAAEHERMTRCAEAILEKLGLPYRTVVLCTGDIGFGATKTHDIEVWLPGQNTYREISSVSNCGAFQARRMNARMKPADGGKPDFVHTLNGSGLAVGRCLIAVLENGQQADGSVELPEALHAYLGGKTRITADGTLA from the coding sequence ATGCACGACATCCGCGCGATCCGCGAAAACCCCGCAGCCTTCGACGCCGCCCTGTCGCGGCGGGGCCTGTCCGGGCTGTCGTCGCAGGTGCTGGCGCTGGACGAGGCGCGCCGGGCCAAGATCCTGGCGGCCGAGACCGCGCAGGCCGCGCAGAACGCCGCCTCCAAGGAGGTCGGCGCCGCCAAGGCGCGCGGCGATGATGCCGAATTCGAGCGTCTGCGCGCGCTGGTCGCCGAAACCAAGGCCGAGATGGCGCAGCTGAACGAGGCCGCCAAGGCCGATGACGCCGCGCTGCGCGACCTGCTCATGAGCCTGCCCAACCTGCCCGCCGCCGATGTGCCCGACGGGGCCGACGAGAGCGGCAATGTCGAGATCCGCCGCTGGGGCACGCCCCGCGCCTTCGACTTTACGCCGCTGGAGCATTACCAGCTGCCCGCCGTGCAATCGGGGATGGATTTCGAGACCGCCGCCAAGCTGTCGGGCAGCCGCTTTGTCGTGCTGTCGGGCGCGGTGGCGCGGCTGCAGCGGGCGCTGGCGCAGTTCATGCTCGATACCCACATCACCGATCATGGCCTGACCGAGACCTGGACCCCGGTTCTGGTGAAGCCCGAGATGATGCAGGGCACCGGGCAACTGCCGAAATTCGGCGAGGACAGCTATGAAACCACCAATGGCTGGTGGCTGGTGCCGACCGCCGAGGTGACGCTGACCAATATCGTGCATGGCGAGACGGTGGCGGAAGCCTCCCTGCCCCGCCGCTATGTCGCCCATACCCAGTGCTTCCGGTCCGAGGCCGGGTCGGCGGGCCGCGATACCGCCGGGATGCTGCGCCAGCACCAGTTCGAGAAGGTGGAAATGGTGTCGATCACCAGGCCGGAGGACTCCGCCGCCGAGCATGAGCGGATGACCCGCTGCGCCGAGGCGATCCTGGAAAAGCTGGGCCTGCCCTACCGCACCGTCGTGCTCTGCACCGGCGATATCGGCTTTGGCGCGACCAAGACCCATGACATCGAGGTCTGGCTACCGGGGCAGAACACCTACCGCGAAATCTCGTCGGTGTCGAACTGCGGCGCCTTCCAGGCGCGGCGGATGAACGCCCGGATGAAACCGGCGGATGGCGGCAAGCCCGATTTCGTGCACACGCTGAACGGATCGGGCCTGGCCGTGGGCCGCTGCCTGATCGCGGTGCTGGAGAATGGCCAGCAGGCAGACGGCTCGGTCGAGCTGCCCGAAGCGCTGCATGCCTATCTGGGCGGCAAGACCCGCATCACTGCAGACGGCACGCTGGCCTGA
- a CDS encoding Crp/Fnr family transcriptional regulator, giving the protein MANRSPFASKLGAFVALSDEEMTLLDRLHVRRKVFPAGRDMVHEGQKNPSAYILASGWVCSYKLLSGGTRQIVDFQIPGDFLGLRSVLFRTADHNIEPVTRVEASEVLATDLLETFSKTPRLATAVLWAASRDEAMVVEHLVGIGRRDAKERTAHFLLELGSRLKLVGLGSASGYACPLSQNLLADALGLSAVHVNRVLRELREEGLVTFQHGRVEIHDLDALVLLADFDQTYLDHDGPLLK; this is encoded by the coding sequence TTGGCAAACCGAAGCCCGTTCGCCAGCAAGCTCGGCGCCTTCGTCGCGCTTTCCGATGAGGAGATGACCCTGCTGGACAGACTTCACGTTCGGCGCAAGGTCTTTCCTGCCGGACGTGACATGGTGCATGAGGGGCAGAAGAACCCCTCTGCCTATATTCTTGCTTCGGGGTGGGTGTGTTCCTACAAGCTTCTGTCGGGCGGCACCCGGCAGATCGTCGACTTTCAGATTCCGGGCGATTTTCTGGGCTTGAGGTCGGTTCTGTTCCGCACGGCCGACCACAACATCGAGCCTGTGACGAGGGTCGAGGCTTCCGAGGTTCTGGCGACAGACCTTCTGGAGACCTTCAGCAAGACACCGCGCCTTGCCACTGCCGTGCTTTGGGCCGCTTCGCGCGACGAGGCGATGGTGGTGGAGCATCTGGTTGGCATCGGCCGTCGGGACGCGAAGGAACGCACCGCACATTTCCTGCTTGAACTGGGTTCCAGGCTAAAGCTGGTGGGTCTTGGCTCCGCGTCGGGCTACGCCTGCCCGTTGTCACAAAACCTGCTGGCTGACGCACTGGGACTGAGCGCCGTCCACGTGAACCGCGTCTTGCGCGAACTGCGCGAGGAGGGGCTGGTCACCTTCCAGCACGGACGGGTCGAGATACATGATCTCGACGCGCTTGTGCTGCTAGCGGATTTCGACCAGACTTATCTTGACCACGATGGCCCGCTGCTCAAGTGA
- a CDS encoding heme ABC transporter permease, whose product MSIWEYANPKKFMQTSAWALPWVTGLACVALVGGLVWGFFFTPDDYKQGSTVKIIYIHVPSAMMAINAWVMMLVASLIWIIRRHHVSALAAKAAAPIGMTMTLIALFTGAIWGQPMWGTWWEWEPRLTAFLILFLFYLGYIALWEAVDDPDTAADLTSVLCLVGSVFALLSRYAVNFWNQGLHQGASLSVDSQENVADVFWYPLLVCMAGFVLLFVTLVLIRTRTEIRARRLKALEARERMA is encoded by the coding sequence ATGTCGATCTGGGAATACGCCAATCCGAAGAAATTCATGCAGACCTCGGCCTGGGCCTTGCCCTGGGTGACGGGGCTTGCCTGTGTGGCGCTTGTGGGCGGGCTGGTCTGGGGGTTCTTCTTCACCCCCGACGACTACAAGCAGGGCTCCACCGTCAAGATCATCTACATCCACGTCCCCTCGGCGATGATGGCGATCAATGCTTGGGTGATGATGCTGGTCGCCTCGCTGATCTGGATCATCCGCCGCCACCATGTCTCGGCCCTTGCGGCCAAGGCCGCGGCGCCCATTGGCATGACCATGACGCTGATCGCGCTGTTCACCGGGGCGATCTGGGGCCAGCCGATGTGGGGCACCTGGTGGGAATGGGAGCCGCGGCTGACCGCGTTCCTGATCCTGTTCCTGTTCTACCTTGGCTATATCGCGCTGTGGGAGGCGGTGGATGATCCCGACACGGCGGCTGACCTGACCTCGGTGCTGTGCCTTGTGGGGTCTGTCTTCGCGCTGCTCAGCCGCTATGCGGTGAACTTCTGGAACCAGGGCCTGCATCAGGGTGCCTCGCTGTCGGTCGACTCGCAAGAGAATGTCGCCGATGTGTTCTGGTATCCGCTGCTGGTCTGCATGGCCGGCTTCGTGCTGCTGTTCGTGACGCTGGTGCTGATCCGCACCCGCACGGAAATCCGCGCGCGGCGGTTGAAGGCGCTGGAAGCGCGGGAGAGGATGGCATGA
- a CDS encoding DsbE family thiol:disulfide interchange protein, with the protein MAKISPLLLLPPLLFAGLAGMFIWGMNREDPTQLPTALAGRSAPPVVLEPLMGPVPTDATLRDGQVKLVNYWASWCAPCRVEHPNLAALAAEGVAIYGINYKDEPAKALAFLDELGNPYAALGADATGRMALDWGVYGVPETYVIDGEGTIILRFAGPVTQRVIEEQIRPALEKARAGG; encoded by the coding sequence ATGGCTAAAATCTCGCCGCTGCTGTTGCTGCCGCCGCTGCTGTTCGCCGGGCTGGCGGGCATGTTCATCTGGGGCATGAACCGCGAGGATCCGACCCAGCTGCCGACGGCGCTGGCCGGCCGCAGCGCGCCCCCCGTCGTGCTGGAGCCGCTGATGGGCCCCGTGCCCACCGATGCCACCCTGCGCGACGGGCAGGTGAAGCTGGTGAACTACTGGGCCAGTTGGTGCGCACCCTGCCGGGTGGAGCATCCGAACCTTGCCGCGCTGGCGGCCGAGGGCGTGGCGATCTACGGCATCAACTACAAGGACGAACCCGCCAAGGCGCTGGCCTTCCTTGATGAGCTTGGCAACCCCTATGCCGCCCTCGGTGCCGACGCCACCGGCCGGATGGCGCTGGACTGGGGCGTGTACGGCGTGCCGGAAACCTATGTGATCGACGGCGAGGGAACGATCATCCTGCGCTTTGCCGGGCCGGTGACGCAACGGGTGATCGAGGAGCAGATCCGCCCGGCGCTGGAGAAGGCCCGCGCGGGGGGGTGA
- the ccmB gene encoding heme exporter protein CcmB produces MIALLLRDLRLAIRAGGGFGLGLAFFLIVTVLVPFGVGPEGQTLAKIAPGILWVGALLACLLSLDRIFALDFEDGSLDLLATAPIPLEAVVTMKAAAHWLTTGLPLVVAAPVFGVLLNLQGEGFYWLTVSLALGTPALSVIGTFGAALTVGLKRGGLLLSLLVLPLYVPTLIFGAEAVRRGTEGMETGVPLLLLGGITAAAVALLPFASAAAIRVNLR; encoded by the coding sequence ATGATCGCCCTCTTGCTGCGCGACCTGCGCCTTGCGATCCGCGCCGGGGGTGGTTTCGGTCTGGGCCTTGCCTTCTTCCTGATCGTCACGGTGCTGGTGCCTTTCGGCGTGGGGCCCGAAGGCCAGACGCTGGCGAAGATCGCGCCCGGCATCCTCTGGGTCGGCGCGCTGCTGGCCTGCCTTCTGTCGCTGGACCGGATCTTCGCGCTGGATTTCGAGGATGGCTCGCTCGATCTGCTGGCGACCGCGCCGATCCCGCTGGAGGCGGTGGTCACGATGAAGGCCGCCGCGCATTGGCTGACGACCGGCCTGCCGCTGGTGGTGGCCGCGCCGGTGTTCGGCGTGCTGCTGAACCTGCAGGGCGAGGGCTTCTACTGGCTGACCGTCTCGCTGGCGCTTGGCACCCCGGCGCTGTCGGTGATCGGCACCTTCGGTGCGGCGCTGACCGTGGGGCTGAAGCGCGGCGGGCTGCTGCTGTCGCTGCTGGTGCTGCCGCTTTACGTGCCGACGCTGATCTTCGGCGCCGAGGCCGTGCGCCGCGGCACCGAAGGCATGGAGACCGGTGTGCCGCTACTGCTGCTGGGGGGGATCACGGCGGCGGCGGTGGCCCTGCTGCCCTTTGCCTCGGCCGCGGCCATCCGCGTCAACTTGCGCTGA
- the yajC gene encoding preprotein translocase subunit YajC, with the protein MFVTPAYAQAAGGAGGAASAITQFIPLILIFAIMYFLLIRPQQKKLKDHRAMVEAVRRGDTVITQGGIIGKISKVKEDGELEVEIAEGVKVRIVRSTIAQVVSKTEPAAAAANTN; encoded by the coding sequence ATGTTCGTGACTCCCGCCTATGCCCAGGCCGCCGGTGGCGCCGGGGGCGCAGCCAGCGCCATCACCCAGTTCATCCCGCTGATCCTGATCTTTGCGATCATGTATTTCCTGCTGATCCGTCCGCAGCAGAAGAAGCTGAAGGATCACCGCGCGATGGTCGAGGCGGTGCGCCGCGGCGACACCGTCATCACCCAGGGCGGGATCATCGGCAAGATCTCGAAGGTCAAGGAAGACGGCGAGCTGGAAGTGGAAATCGCCGAAGGCGTGAAGGTGCGTATCGTTCGCTCGACCATTGCGCAGGTCGTGTCGAAGACCGAACCGGCCGCCGCTGCCGCGAACACCAACTGA
- the ccmA gene encoding heme ABC exporter ATP-binding protein CcmA has translation MNAADLTVTDLAVSRGGIPVLEGVSFTLPPGRALVLRGPNGVGKTTLLRTLAGLQPPLAGTVSIPADAIAYSGHADGLKATLSVTENLGFWAAIYGTGALEPVLEAMNLAALRDRLAGSLSAGQKRRLGLARLLVSGRPIWMLDEPTVSLDAASVALFAQAVRAHLAGGGAALMATHIDLGIAEAALLDLAPFKARAPGAGGRSMAFDDSFDEAFA, from the coding sequence ATGAACGCAGCAGACCTGACCGTCACCGACCTGGCCGTTTCGCGCGGGGGCATCCCCGTGCTGGAGGGCGTCAGCTTCACGCTGCCGCCCGGGCGGGCGCTGGTGCTGCGCGGGCCCAACGGCGTGGGCAAGACCACCTTGCTGCGCACCCTTGCCGGGCTGCAGCCCCCCTTGGCCGGCACCGTTTCGATCCCCGCCGATGCCATCGCCTATTCCGGCCATGCCGACGGGCTGAAGGCGACGCTGAGCGTGACCGAGAACCTGGGTTTCTGGGCGGCGATCTACGGTACCGGCGCGCTGGAGCCGGTGCTGGAGGCGATGAACCTTGCGGCGCTTCGGGACCGGCTGGCAGGCTCGCTGTCGGCGGGGCAGAAGCGGCGGCTGGGGCTGGCGCGGCTCTTGGTCTCGGGCCGGCCGATCTGGATGCTGGACGAGCCTACCGTCTCGCTCGACGCCGCCTCGGTCGCGCTGTTCGCGCAGGCGGTGCGGGCGCATCTGGCGGGGGGAGGGGCGGCGTTGATGGCCACCCATATCGACCTTGGCATCGCCGAGGCGGCACTGCTGGACCTGGCCCCGTTCAAGGCCCGCGCCCCCGGCGCCGGCGGGCGCAGCATGGCCTTCGACGATAGCTTCGATGAGGCCTTCGCATGA
- a CDS encoding sensor histidine kinase, producing MPDSSVVHFEAASTLAVVVSSVEPLLLLSVDHRVIAASTSFCRTFGIDGSTVTGKRLAALGSGEWDMPRLASLLKATASGSARIEAYEIDLHRPNRPARNLVVNAQTLVDGDTDHVRLLMAVTDVTEARAAARLRDDLIRDNAILLQEVQHRVANSLQIIASVLMQSARRVQSEEARGHLHDAHHRIMTIAALQKQLSASSGASLELRAYLTQLSQSLGASMIDDPGRLSIDVRADDTIVKADVSVSLGLIVTELVINALKHAFPGGAKGLIVIEYRSMGSDWTLSVTDDGIGIPAGSEAPKPGLGSGIVEALAKNLGCTIEATDARPGTAVTISHRETADSEARIPEAV from the coding sequence ATGCCAGATAGCAGCGTTGTACATTTCGAAGCAGCGAGCACTCTCGCTGTGGTAGTCTCGTCGGTTGAGCCGTTGCTTCTCTTGTCCGTCGACCACAGGGTGATCGCAGCGAGCACATCATTCTGTCGGACTTTCGGGATTGATGGCTCGACGGTCACCGGAAAGCGTCTTGCTGCGCTTGGAAGCGGTGAATGGGACATGCCGCGGCTTGCTTCGCTGCTGAAAGCGACCGCATCGGGAAGTGCGCGGATCGAAGCCTATGAAATCGACCTTCACCGGCCGAACCGGCCGGCACGCAACTTGGTCGTCAACGCCCAGACCCTCGTTGATGGCGACACGGATCATGTGCGGCTGCTCATGGCCGTCACCGATGTCACCGAGGCGCGCGCCGCCGCCCGCCTGAGGGACGATCTCATCCGCGACAATGCCATCTTGCTGCAAGAGGTCCAGCATCGGGTGGCCAACAGCCTTCAGATCATCGCCAGCGTCCTGATGCAAAGTGCGCGCCGTGTGCAATCCGAAGAGGCACGCGGACATCTGCACGATGCCCACCACCGGATCATGACGATCGCGGCATTGCAGAAGCAACTTTCGGCGAGCAGTGGCGCGTCCCTTGAGCTCCGCGCCTATTTGACGCAACTTTCGCAAAGCCTTGGCGCGTCCATGATCGATGACCCGGGCAGGCTTTCGATAGACGTGCGGGCTGACGACACCATCGTGAAGGCGGACGTATCTGTTAGCCTCGGCCTGATCGTGACTGAACTGGTGATCAATGCGCTCAAGCACGCCTTTCCCGGTGGGGCCAAGGGCCTGATCGTGATCGAGTATCGGTCGATGGGCAGCGATTGGACGCTCTCGGTTACCGATGACGGTATCGGTATTCCGGCGGGAAGCGAGGCGCCGAAGCCGGGGCTGGGCAGCGGGATTGTCGAGGCGCTCGCCAAGAACCTGGGATGCACCATCGAAGCGACCGACGCGCGCCCCGGCACTGCGGTGACGATCAGCCATCGAGAGACCGCCGATAGCGAAGCCCGCATTCCAGAGGCCGTGTAG
- the ccmD gene encoding heme exporter protein CcmD encodes MIPELGKYAGTVLSAYAVTLALLAALVAVSLWRGARVKRALEAQERRMGRGNG; translated from the coding sequence ATGATCCCTGAACTTGGCAAATATGCCGGCACGGTGCTGTCGGCCTACGCGGTGACGCTGGCGCTGCTGGCGGCGCTGGTGGCGGTGTCGCTGTGGCGGGGCGCGCGGGTGAAGCGCGCGCTCGAGGCGCAGGAACGCCGGATGGGCCGCGGCAATGGCTAA
- the secF gene encoding protein translocase subunit SecF: protein MAFRLKLVPDVTHFDFFKYQRATFGASVLAVIAALVLWLVMGLNFGIDFQGGTTIRSEGNQAVDIGAYRAAIQPVTQGDVLITEVFDPSFGADRNVAMIRLQAQDGEESVTPETIAAVEAALQTVDPSITFPSVESVGPKVSGELIWTAIMAVAAATAAILIYIWLRFEWQFAVGAVAALVHDVVITIGIFALLQIRFDLSIIAALLTILGYSINDTVVVFDRLRENLVKFKTMPLRDVMNLSVNETLSRTVMTSGTTLVALIALLVLGGDVIRGFVFAITFGIVIGTYSSVFVAKNIVLWLGVKRDWSKPSDGAGGTQFATSDK, encoded by the coding sequence ATGGCCTTCCGTCTGAAACTCGTCCCCGACGTCACGCATTTCGACTTCTTCAAGTATCAGCGCGCCACCTTCGGCGCCTCGGTTCTGGCGGTGATCGCCGCGCTGGTGCTGTGGCTGGTCATGGGGCTGAACTTCGGCATCGACTTCCAGGGCGGCACCACGATCCGCTCCGAGGGCAACCAGGCGGTGGATATCGGCGCCTATCGCGCCGCGATCCAGCCGGTCACCCAGGGCGATGTGCTGATTACCGAGGTGTTCGACCCCAGCTTCGGCGCCGATCGCAACGTGGCGATGATCCGCCTGCAGGCGCAGGATGGCGAGGAAAGCGTCACCCCCGAAACCATCGCCGCGGTCGAGGCGGCGCTGCAGACGGTGGACCCCTCGATCACCTTCCCGTCGGTCGAATCGGTCGGCCCCAAGGTCTCGGGAGAGCTGATCTGGACGGCGATCATGGCGGTGGCGGCGGCCACGGCCGCGATCCTGATCTATATCTGGCTGCGCTTTGAATGGCAGTTCGCGGTCGGCGCGGTGGCGGCGCTGGTGCATGACGTGGTCATCACCATCGGCATCTTCGCGCTGCTGCAGATCCGGTTCGACCTGTCGATCATCGCGGCGCTGCTGACCATCCTGGGGTATTCCATCAACGACACCGTGGTGGTCTTCGACCGGCTGCGCGAGAACCTGGTGAAGTTCAAGACCATGCCGCTGCGCGACGTGATGAACCTGTCGGTGAACGAGACGCTCAGCCGCACGGTGATGACCTCGGGCACCACGCTGGTAGCGCTGATCGCGCTGCTGGTCCTGGGCGGCGACGTGATCCGCGGCTTTGTCTTCGCCATCACCTTCGGCATCGTCATCGGCACCTATTCCTCGGTCTTCGTCGCCAAGAACATCGTGCTGTGGCTGGGGGTCAAACGCGACTGGTCCAAGCCGTCCGATGGCGCCGGCGGCACCCAGTTCGCCACCTCGGACAAGTGA
- a CDS encoding Mth938-like domain-containing protein, whose product MRLNEATFGGAAAVEGYGPGFFRAGGAVWQGAILIRPEGVQPWGGLGDAAPLLALAGQVDVLFLGTGTEIAHPPRALREVLEAAGLGLEPMSSPAAARTYNVLLADGRRIAAALLPVGAAGPDGA is encoded by the coding sequence ATGCGCCTGAACGAGGCCACATTCGGCGGCGCGGCGGCGGTCGAGGGCTATGGCCCCGGCTTCTTCCGCGCGGGCGGGGCGGTCTGGCAGGGCGCGATCCTGATCCGACCCGAGGGCGTGCAGCCCTGGGGCGGGCTTGGCGATGCCGCGCCCCTGCTGGCGCTGGCGGGGCAGGTGGATGTGCTGTTCCTGGGCACCGGCACCGAGATCGCCCATCCCCCCCGAGCGCTGCGCGAGGTGCTGGAGGCGGCAGGCCTCGGGCTGGAGCCGATGTCCTCGCCCGCAGCCGCGCGCACCTACAACGTGCTTCTGGCCGATGGCCGCCGCATCGCCGCGGCGCTGCTGCCGGTCGGCGCTGCGGGCCCGGACGGGGCCTGA
- a CDS encoding response regulator, producing the protein MHNGKPVVLVVEDSPIIRMGAVDLVLLAGYEALEARDADEAIRILESRADIDLVFTDVQMPGTMDGLKLSHYIRDRWPPVKLIVASGNAILEESSLPAGSRFFPKPYNDHSILDAMARMLAS; encoded by the coding sequence ATGCATAACGGCAAGCCGGTTGTCCTCGTCGTCGAAGACAGCCCGATCATTCGAATGGGTGCGGTGGATCTGGTCTTATTGGCGGGCTATGAGGCGCTGGAGGCGCGCGACGCTGACGAAGCCATCCGCATTCTGGAATCTCGCGCCGACATCGACCTCGTGTTCACTGACGTCCAGATGCCGGGAACGATGGATGGGCTCAAGCTCTCTCACTACATCCGTGATCGATGGCCGCCGGTGAAGCTGATCGTTGCCTCCGGTAACGCGATTCTCGAAGAGAGTAGCCTGCCTGCCGGGAGTAGGTTCTTTCCCAAGCCTTACAATGATCATTCCATCCTGGACGCCATGGCACGCATGCTCGCGAGCTGA